A single window of Malus sylvestris chromosome 5, drMalSylv7.2, whole genome shotgun sequence DNA harbors:
- the LOC126624260 gene encoding cardiolipin synthase (CMP-forming), mitochondrial-like, translating into MAGFRSLKSLIQNPKKSRTFVTATATASSSSISAPLHYSPLSYPLSHPLVRLPSQISRSFLSPLSNWIVPFHGPLFLSFPPWKLSQSSTPLYIVGNGVVLRKIEASLNLNLLGRRPSFPLPLEVGSLSPAPTVVDRRVGLKEGADDFVNLPNLISMSRLISGPFLGWMITNEWYSSAMAGLVISGATDWLDGYMARRMKINSVVGSYLDPLADKVLIGSVALALVHKGLLHPGLVRLIVFRDVGLVGGAVYQRASSLGWKWNSWSDFFNLDETRPEKVEPLFISKLNTVFQLILVAAVLLQPEFGTQETESYITYLSWLVASTTVASTAAYGAQHLRRCALTAQKS; encoded by the exons ATGGCGGGCTTCCGGTCCTTGAAATCCCtaatccaaaaccctaaaaaatcaAGAACCTTCgtcaccgccaccgccaccgcctcctcctcctccatctcCGCCCCTCTTCACTACTCTCCTCTCTCCTACCCTCTCTCCCACCCCCTCGTCCGATTGCCGTCTCAGATTTCCAGGTCCTTCCTCTCTCCGCTTTCCAATTGGATCGTTCCTTTTCACGGACCGCTCTTCCTCTCTTTCCCTCCATGGAAGCTCTCGCAGTCCTCCACTCCGCTTTACATCGTCGGAAACGGCGTCGTTCTCAGAAAGATCGAAGCTTCATTGAACTTGAACCTGCTAGGGAGGAGACCGAGCTTCCCGCTCCCATTGGAAGTTGGGTCACTATCGCCGGCTCCGACGGTCGTGGATCGCCGTGTCGGGTTGAAAGAGGGCGCTGACGATTTCGTCAATTTGCCCAATTTGATCTCCATGAGTCGGTTGATTTCAGGTCCTTTCCTTGGATG GATGATCACGAATGAATGGTACTCTTCTGCAATGGCGGGGTTGGTTATATCTGGGGCAACTGATTGG TTGGATGGATACATGGCTAGGAGGATGAAGATCAATTCTGTTGTTGGGTCCTATCTGGATCCCCTTGCTGACAAG GTTCTTATTGGATCCGTTGCTCTGGCCTTGGTACATAAGGGTCTTCTTCATC CTGGACTTGTTCGGCTCATTGTGTTCCGGGATGTTGGCCTTGTTGGTGGTGCAGTATATCAAAGAGCTAGTAGCTTGGGGTGGAAG TGGAACAGTTGGTCCGACTTTTTCAACCTTGATGAAACCCGCCCCGAGAAGGTGGAACCTCTCTTTATTAGTAAG CTTAACACAGTCTTCCAGCTTATTTTGGTAGCGGCAGTTCTTCTTCAACCGGAGTTTGGAACACAAGAAACTGAGTCATACATCACATACCTGAG TTGGTTAGTTGCATCAACAACAGTGGCTTCCACAGCAGCATACGGCGCCCAACACTTGAGGAGATGTGCATTGACCGCTCAGAAATCATAA
- the LOC126624255 gene encoding chaperone protein ClpB1-like isoform X1, producing MDTEQWMGEFVKKLQVEDQEKLELAYGVEIEAEAVCVAFRIIMQYPDVFQFDSSGEFDDTQKEILQNKVVGLLKEACAKLRDKFEYSRQEEDDLDVGEYQLRRTLVELNEIKKERDPSTQKWSDRVKKEHEELKGMWNQLETNWVQVKTSRQRCDIRAREALLLERMHERLALRINEARLKTVNSFSGSGMLQWIDDHVTELLYTTRKDFKHELTVSPHVVAKAASPLIDAPPPLSLSEPTLPQNLEQRIAKRVIGQEHVLLAVTAALSRQRPQRRPIGSFLFMCGSGYGRTEMAKSLAGLLFDNKDMIAEFDLAKYSGPNSFSRLVGLLSSYIESGMKRERSEAVKKRPIGLILFDNVDKAHGSIIDILTEIIGFGHLIDGQGSAVDFTKTLIIMTTNIGCDKYWPWNCKCADEVQKFPLKEGLYDDAWETKHNSCYLSLLREAKQHFRPQLLEYVDDVIGIRSLSVQQLKAVARLQLRDIASCMTQKGLIIYPSEAALDIIVQRSTWLGDRIRGGERIRMWLEENLVPLLFEKLAKNILNEMSIIYIEASVETNQLSYSWANCVHSLEEQDVNQLVSLRDLRLMYRKEKERAKNVYVLRKLHNRLIASANAELGYTTAVVQELVNTIQDLVTIPSSLKSLLDNPKMAAEAALNEDEVRQNKRAKT from the exons ATGGATACAGAGCAATGGATGGGGGAGTTTGTTAAGAAGCTCCAGGTTGAAGATCAGGAGAAGTTGGAGCTGGCTTATGGTGTTGAAATCGAAGCAGAGGCAGTGTGTGTTGCTTTCCGCATCATCATGCAATACCCCGATG TTTTTCAGTTCGATAGTAGTGGAGAATTCGATGACACCCAGAAGGAAATTTTGCAAAATAAGGTTGTTGGGCTTTTAAAGGAAGCTTGTGCAAAATTGAGGGATAAATTTGAGTACTCTAGACAAGAAGAGGATGATCTAGATGTCGGTGAGTACCAGTTGCGTCGCACACTTGTTGAGTTAAACGAAATCAAGAAAGAAAGAGATCCATCTACACAAAAGTGGAGCGATCGT GTGAAAAAGGAACATGAAGAATTGAAGGGTATGTGGAACCAGTTGGAGACGAACTGGGTGCAAGTAAAAACTTCACGGCAGAGATGTGACATCAGAGCTCGAGAGGCGCTTTTGTTGGAAAGGATGCACGAAAGGTTGGCTTTACGTATAAATGAGGCAAGATTAAAGACGGTGAACAGTTTCTCTGGGTCTGGGATGTTGCAATGGATTGATGACCATGTGACTGAGCTTTTATATACAACTCGCAAAGATTTTAAGCATGAGCTAACCGTTAGCCCGCACGTTGTTGCGAAG GCAGCAAGCCCCTTGATTGATGCTCCACCACCATTGTCGCTTTCTGAACCAACACTGCCTCAGAACCTTGAACAAAGAATTGCTAAGAGGGTAATTGGACAGGAACATGTTCTACTTGCAGTAACTGCTGCTCTATCAAGGCAGAGGCCTCAGCGACGCCCTATTGGATCCTTCCTCTTCATGTGCGGCTCTGGTTATGGGAGGACAGAAATGGCAAAATCTTTGGCCGGACTACTTTTTGATAACAAAGACATGATAGCAGAGTTTGACCTGGCAAAATACTCAGGTCCAAATTCTTTCTCACGCCTCGTTGGTCTTCTTTCTAG TTACATTGAGTCAGGCATGAAGAGGGAGCGCTCAGAGGCTGTTAAGAAGAGGCCTATAGGTCTCATTTTGTTTGACAATGTTGACAAGGCTCATGGATCTATTATTGACATTCTGACCGAGATTATAGGTTTTGGTCATCTAATAGATGGTCAGGGGAGCGCCGTTGACTTCACTAAAACATTGATAATCATGACAACGAATATTGGATGTGATAAATACTGGCCATGGAATTGCAAATGTGCAGACGAAGTTCAGAAGTTCCCCTTAAAAGAAGGATTATATGATGATGCATGGGAAACAAAACACAATTCCTGCTATCTTTCTCTTTTGAGGGAG GCAAAACAGCATTTCAGACCTCAATTGCTTGAATATGTGGATGATGTGATTGGAATTAGGTCTCTATCTGTTCAGCAGTTGAAGGCGGTTGCTAGGCTCCAGTTAAGGGACATTGCCAGCTGCATGACACAGAAGGGCCTCATTATATACCCATCTGAAGCTGCATTAGATATTATTGTCCAGAGGTCAACTTGGCTTGGAGATAGAATC AGAGGTGGAGAGAGAATAAGGATGTGGCTTGAAGAGAACTTGGTTCCGCTGCTGTTTGAGAAGCTTGCTAAGAACATTTTAAATGAGATGTCTATCATATATATTGAAGCCTCGGTGGAGACAAACCAATTGTCCTACAGCTGGGCCAATTGTGTACATTCACTGGAAGAACAAGATGTTAACCAATTAGTATCTTTAAGGGATTTGAGATTGATGTATCGCAAAGAGAAAGAACGAGCAAAGAATGTCTATGTTCTAAGAAAACTTCACAACAGATTAATCGCAAGTGCAAATGCTGAACTGGGTTATACTACTGCTGTTGTTCAAGAGCTGGTTAATACAATTCAGGATCTAGTTACAATCCCCAGCAGTCTCAAGTCTTTGCTCGACAATCCTAAAATG GCGGCGGAGGCAGCCTTGAACGAGGACGAGGTTAGGCAGAACAAGAGGGCTAAAACATAG
- the LOC126624255 gene encoding chaperone protein ClpB1-like isoform X2, whose translation MSVKKEHEELKGMWNQLETNWVQVKTSRQRCDIRAREALLLERMHERLALRINEARLKTVNSFSGSGMLQWIDDHVTELLYTTRKDFKHELTVSPHVVAKAASPLIDAPPPLSLSEPTLPQNLEQRIAKRVIGQEHVLLAVTAALSRQRPQRRPIGSFLFMCGSGYGRTEMAKSLAGLLFDNKDMIAEFDLAKYSGPNSFSRLVGLLSSYIESGMKRERSEAVKKRPIGLILFDNVDKAHGSIIDILTEIIGFGHLIDGQGSAVDFTKTLIIMTTNIGCDKYWPWNCKCADEVQKFPLKEGLYDDAWETKHNSCYLSLLREAKQHFRPQLLEYVDDVIGIRSLSVQQLKAVARLQLRDIASCMTQKGLIIYPSEAALDIIVQRSTWLGDRIRGGERIRMWLEENLVPLLFEKLAKNILNEMSIIYIEASVETNQLSYSWANCVHSLEEQDVNQLVSLRDLRLMYRKEKERAKNVYVLRKLHNRLIASANAELGYTTAVVQELVNTIQDLVTIPSSLKSLLDNPKMAAEAALNEDEVRQNKRAKT comes from the exons ATGTCG GTGAAAAAGGAACATGAAGAATTGAAGGGTATGTGGAACCAGTTGGAGACGAACTGGGTGCAAGTAAAAACTTCACGGCAGAGATGTGACATCAGAGCTCGAGAGGCGCTTTTGTTGGAAAGGATGCACGAAAGGTTGGCTTTACGTATAAATGAGGCAAGATTAAAGACGGTGAACAGTTTCTCTGGGTCTGGGATGTTGCAATGGATTGATGACCATGTGACTGAGCTTTTATATACAACTCGCAAAGATTTTAAGCATGAGCTAACCGTTAGCCCGCACGTTGTTGCGAAG GCAGCAAGCCCCTTGATTGATGCTCCACCACCATTGTCGCTTTCTGAACCAACACTGCCTCAGAACCTTGAACAAAGAATTGCTAAGAGGGTAATTGGACAGGAACATGTTCTACTTGCAGTAACTGCTGCTCTATCAAGGCAGAGGCCTCAGCGACGCCCTATTGGATCCTTCCTCTTCATGTGCGGCTCTGGTTATGGGAGGACAGAAATGGCAAAATCTTTGGCCGGACTACTTTTTGATAACAAAGACATGATAGCAGAGTTTGACCTGGCAAAATACTCAGGTCCAAATTCTTTCTCACGCCTCGTTGGTCTTCTTTCTAG TTACATTGAGTCAGGCATGAAGAGGGAGCGCTCAGAGGCTGTTAAGAAGAGGCCTATAGGTCTCATTTTGTTTGACAATGTTGACAAGGCTCATGGATCTATTATTGACATTCTGACCGAGATTATAGGTTTTGGTCATCTAATAGATGGTCAGGGGAGCGCCGTTGACTTCACTAAAACATTGATAATCATGACAACGAATATTGGATGTGATAAATACTGGCCATGGAATTGCAAATGTGCAGACGAAGTTCAGAAGTTCCCCTTAAAAGAAGGATTATATGATGATGCATGGGAAACAAAACACAATTCCTGCTATCTTTCTCTTTTGAGGGAG GCAAAACAGCATTTCAGACCTCAATTGCTTGAATATGTGGATGATGTGATTGGAATTAGGTCTCTATCTGTTCAGCAGTTGAAGGCGGTTGCTAGGCTCCAGTTAAGGGACATTGCCAGCTGCATGACACAGAAGGGCCTCATTATATACCCATCTGAAGCTGCATTAGATATTATTGTCCAGAGGTCAACTTGGCTTGGAGATAGAATC AGAGGTGGAGAGAGAATAAGGATGTGGCTTGAAGAGAACTTGGTTCCGCTGCTGTTTGAGAAGCTTGCTAAGAACATTTTAAATGAGATGTCTATCATATATATTGAAGCCTCGGTGGAGACAAACCAATTGTCCTACAGCTGGGCCAATTGTGTACATTCACTGGAAGAACAAGATGTTAACCAATTAGTATCTTTAAGGGATTTGAGATTGATGTATCGCAAAGAGAAAGAACGAGCAAAGAATGTCTATGTTCTAAGAAAACTTCACAACAGATTAATCGCAAGTGCAAATGCTGAACTGGGTTATACTACTGCTGTTGTTCAAGAGCTGGTTAATACAATTCAGGATCTAGTTACAATCCCCAGCAGTCTCAAGTCTTTGCTCGACAATCCTAAAATG GCGGCGGAGGCAGCCTTGAACGAGGACGAGGTTAGGCAGAACAAGAGGGCTAAAACATAG
- the LOC126624259 gene encoding pentatricopeptide repeat-containing protein At1g61870, mitochondrial-like encodes MSLLSRLRHAALTLHARHLSTAAPLSSKDKTRTAIALLKSEKDPSRILEICKSASLTPESHLDRIAFSVAINRLRDDNHYDFIRQFLDDLFASRPDLKTQRFASHAIILYGQADMPDHAVRTFERCEELGIPRNVKTLNALLLACIFARNYKEVNRVFLEFPKIYGIQPDLETYNYVIKAFSEAGTTSSSYSVLAEMERKNVKPDADTFGHLLTGFYTEMRFEDVGKVMNLMEKHGFQPGLSTYNIRIKSLCKLRKSGEAKALLDGMLSRGMKPNAVTFCHLIHGFCKEGNLDEAKKTFTNMVNRGFKADANCYFTLVYFLCKGGEFESALQFAKESIEQNWVPNFGTMKLLVDGLVKVSKVAEAREVIGQMKEKFSVNQDRWNEVEAALPQ; translated from the coding sequence ATGTCTCTTCTATCTCGCCTTCGCCACGCCGCCCTCACCCTCCACGCCCGCCACCTCTCCACGGCGGCCCCACTCTCCTCCAAGGACAAAACTAGAACCGCCATCGCCCTCCTCAAATCTGAGAAAGACCCCTCCAGAATCCTCGAAATCTGCAAATCCGCCTCCCTAACCCCCGAATCCCACCTCGATCGCATCGCCTTCTCCGTCGCCATCAACCGCCTGCGCGACGACAACCACTACGACTTCATCCGCCAGTTCCTCGACGACCTCTTCGCCTCCCGGCCCGACCTCAAAACGCAGCGCTTCGCCTCCCACGCCATCATCCTCTACGGTCAGGCCGACATGCCCGACCACGCCGTCCGCACCTTTGAGCGCTGCGAGGAATTGGGCATCCCTCGGAACGTCAAGACGCTCAATGCGTTGCTGCTCGCCTGTATATTCGCCAGGAATTACAAGGAGGTGAACCGGGTTTTTCTCGAATTCCCGAAGATTTACGGGATCCAGCCCGATTTGGAGACTTACAATTACGTGATCAAGGCGTTCTCGGAGGCGGGCACCACCAGCTCCTCCTACTCGGTGCTGGCGGAGATGGAGAGGAAGAATGTGAAGCCGGATGCCGACACTTTCGGGCATTTGCTCACCGGGTTTTACACCGAAATGAGGTTTGAAGACGTTGGGAAGGTGATGAATTTGATGGAGAAGCACGGGTTTCAGCCCGGACTTTCCACTTACAACATTAGGATCAAGAGTTTGTGCAAATTGAGGAAGTCTGGCGAGGCAAAAGCGTTGCTGGATGGGATGCTTTCGAGGGGGATGAAGCCGAATGCAGTCACATTTTGCCATCTGATTCATGGGTTTTGCAAGGAAGGGAACTTGGACGAGGCGAAGAAGACGTTCACCAACATGGTGAACCGCGGATTTAAGGCAGATGCCAACTGCTACTTCACTCTTGTGTATTTCCTGTGCAAAGGTGGGGAGTTTGAGAGTGCATTGCAGTTTgccaaggagagcattgagcAGAATTGGGTTCCCAATTTCGGAACCATGAAGTTGCTCGTGGACGGACTGGTGAAGGTTTCGAAGGTGGCGGAGGCAAGGGAGGTTATCGGGCAGATGAAGGAGAAGTTTTCGGTGAATCAAGATCGGTGGAATGAAGTTGAAGCTGCATTGCCTCAGTAA
- the LOC126624261 gene encoding tobamovirus multiplication protein 1 — MTRMPLPLLSSAPMEAVSMLFNWWDEINESSRWQDGLFYALCASYALVSSVALFQLIRIELRVPEYGWTTQKVFHLMNFIVNGVRAIVFGFHSQVFQLHPRVLILALLDLPGLLFFSTYTLLVLFWAEIYHQARSLPTDKLRIVYVSVNAIMYFIQVCIWIYLWIDDNSVVELIGKIFIAVVSFVAALGFLIYGGRLFFMLRRFPIESKGRRKKLHEVGSVTAICFTCFLIRCFVVVLSAFDADASLDVLDHPVLNVIYYMLVEILPSALVLYILRKLPPKRVSAQHHPIR, encoded by the exons ATGACGAGAATGCCACTGCCATTGCTGAGCTCTGCTCCCATGGAGGCCGTCTCCATGCTCTTCAATTGGTGGGACGAGATCAACGAGTCCTCCCGGTGGCAGGACGGCTTGTTCTACGCTCTCTGCGCCTCCTACGCCCTCGTCTCTTCCGTCGCtctg TTTCAACTAATAAGGATTGAATTGAGAGTGCCAGAATACGGGTGGACGACGCAGAAGGTTTTTCATCTCATGAACTTCATTGTTAACGGAG TACGAGCAATTGTTTTCGGATTTCACAGTCAAGTGTTTCAGTTGCACCCGAGG GTACTAATATTGGCCTTGTTGGATCTTCCTGGACTGCTATTTTTCTCTACGTACACACTTCTTGTCCTCTTTTGGGCGGAGATTTATCACCAG GCAAGAAGTTTACCAACTGATAAGCTGAGGATTGTTTATGTATCAGTCAACGCTATCATGTACTTTATACAG GTTTGCATCTGGATATACCTCTGGATAGACGACAACAGTGTCGTTGAGCTCATTGGAAAGATATTCATTGCAG TTGTGTCATTTGTGGCTGCACTAGGCTTCTTGATATACGGAGGAAG GTTATTTTTCATGCTGAGACGCTTCCCCATTGAATCTAAAGGGAGAAGGAAGAAACTTCATGAG GTCGGATCGGTTACAGCCATATGTTTCACCTgctttctcataagatgctttgTG GTTGTCCTATCGGCTTTTGATGCAGACGCATCACTTGATGTTTTGGATCATCCGGTTTTGAACGTGATATACTACATG CTGGTTGAGATCCTGCCTTCAGCACTAGTCCTTTACATCTTGCGCAAACTGCCCCCCAAGAGGGTATCGGCTCAGCATCATCCGATCCGTTAG